One region of Microbacterium rhizosphaerae genomic DNA includes:
- a CDS encoding SDR family oxidoreductase, with protein MTDSPTILEPGSLDGKVALVTGSSRGIGADTVRYLAEAGANVVINYRNKAPRAEKLAAELREKGVQALVVGADLTDPISVGGMIAQIEQLFRKLDILVLNASGGMESGMAEDYALQLNRDAQLRVLGAALPLMPPGSRVVFVTSHQAHFIRTTPTMPEYEPVALSKRAGEDALRERIPALTEAGVEFVVVSGDMIEGTITATLLERANPGALSYRREEAGRLYNVAEFAAEVARAAVEPIPEDNTRLVGDTSSFVAE; from the coding sequence GTGACCGACTCGCCGACCATCCTCGAACCCGGCTCGCTCGACGGCAAGGTCGCGCTCGTCACGGGCTCCTCCCGCGGCATCGGCGCCGACACCGTCCGCTACCTGGCCGAGGCCGGCGCCAACGTCGTCATCAACTACCGCAACAAGGCTCCGCGCGCGGAGAAGCTCGCCGCGGAGCTGCGGGAGAAGGGCGTCCAGGCCCTCGTCGTCGGCGCCGACCTCACGGACCCGATCTCGGTCGGCGGCATGATCGCCCAGATCGAGCAGCTGTTCCGCAAGCTCGACATCCTCGTGCTCAACGCCTCGGGGGGTATGGAGAGCGGCATGGCCGAGGACTACGCGCTCCAGCTGAACCGCGACGCGCAGCTGCGCGTGCTCGGCGCGGCGCTGCCCCTCATGCCGCCGGGCTCACGCGTCGTCTTCGTGACGAGCCACCAGGCGCACTTCATCCGCACCACTCCGACGATGCCGGAGTACGAGCCGGTGGCACTGTCGAAGCGCGCCGGCGAGGACGCCCTGCGCGAGCGGATCCCCGCTCTCACGGAGGCGGGCGTCGAGTTCGTCGTCGTCTCCGGCGACATGATCGAGGGCACGATCACCGCGACGCTCCTCGAGCGCGCGAACCCCGGTGCCCTCTCGTACCGCCGCGAGGAAGCGGGGCGGCTGTACAACGTGGCCGAGTTCGCCGCCGAGGTCGCCCGTGCCGCCGTGGAGCCCATCCCCGAGGACAATACGCGTCTCGTGGGCGACACGAGCTCGTTCGTCGCGGAGTGA
- a CDS encoding HdeD family acid-resistance protein, with product MSIAPESGPVAVNRIRRSLGVGGVIAVIAGILILSWPGKTILVVAAIVACYAIAAGLVYLAIGIFSRKTRGWARLGHIVLSLLCLVVGAIALFNLTSPNGSPLRLLGILIGIMWIVEGIVSLSTLGDAPSRGWSIAFAILSVVAGIVVLVAPIAATLALWWVLGVLLVVLGIMNIVRAFTIRTAF from the coding sequence ATGTCCATCGCACCGGAGAGCGGCCCGGTCGCCGTGAACCGCATCCGCAGATCCCTCGGCGTCGGCGGCGTGATCGCCGTCATCGCCGGGATCCTGATCCTGTCGTGGCCGGGGAAGACGATCCTCGTCGTCGCGGCCATCGTCGCGTGTTACGCCATCGCCGCCGGCCTCGTGTACCTTGCGATCGGCATCTTCTCGCGCAAGACCCGCGGCTGGGCGCGGCTCGGACACATCGTGCTGTCGCTGCTCTGCCTCGTCGTCGGTGCCATAGCCCTGTTCAACCTGACGTCGCCGAACGGATCGCCGCTGCGGCTGCTCGGCATCCTCATCGGCATCATGTGGATCGTCGAGGGAATCGTCTCGCTGTCGACCCTGGGCGATGCGCCGTCACGCGGCTGGTCGATCGCGTTCGCCATTCTGAGCGTCGTCGCCGGGATCGTCGTGCTGGTCGCACCCATCGCCGCGACGCTCGCGCTGTGGTGGGTGCTCGGGGTGCTGCTCGTGGTCCTGGGGATCATGAACATCGTGCGCGCGTTCACGATCCGAACCGCGTTCTGA
- a CDS encoding HdeD family acid-resistance protein, producing MSDLTADEKSAVNGLRTALGIGGILAILLGLAILVWPAKSASVVTILIAIYAIVGGLVYAGLGIFSRGMRAWPRIGHIVLGIVFIVAGVIAFANLNQATLWLAFFIGILVGVMWIVEGIVSLTTLGDAASKVWTIIFAIISIIAGIFLIFSPVWGAAILWWILGIALIVLGIINLVRAFTFARKV from the coding sequence ATGTCTGATCTCACCGCGGATGAGAAGTCTGCCGTCAACGGCCTGCGCACCGCGCTCGGCATCGGCGGCATCCTCGCCATCCTCCTCGGCCTCGCCATCCTCGTCTGGCCGGCCAAGTCCGCTTCGGTCGTCACGATCCTGATCGCGATCTACGCGATCGTGGGCGGCCTCGTCTATGCCGGTCTCGGCATCTTCTCGCGCGGGATGCGGGCGTGGCCGCGTATCGGGCACATCGTGCTCGGCATCGTGTTCATCGTGGCCGGTGTCATCGCGTTCGCGAACCTCAACCAGGCGACGCTCTGGCTGGCGTTCTTCATCGGCATCCTCGTCGGCGTCATGTGGATCGTCGAGGGCATCGTCTCGCTGACGACCCTCGGCGACGCGGCCTCGAAGGTCTGGACGATCATCTTCGCGATCATCAGCATCATCGCGGGCATCTTCCTGATCTTCTCGCCCGTGTGGGGAGCGGCGATCCTCTGGTGGATCCTCGGCATCGCGCTGATCGTCCTCGGGATCATCAACCTCGTTCGCGCGTTCACGTTCGCACGCAAGGTCTGA
- a CDS encoding S9 family peptidase — protein MRAEDIETLISVGRPQVAPDGSFAVFATSRPDIEANRSVGQLWRVGLPDGQPRRLTRGVADSSPRLSPDGDRIAFLRADGKGRAQVFVVAATGGEPVQATDAAASVSEFAWSPDGGMLAFVARVPENGRYGTVEGLDAAAEAPRRVTGIRWHANGLGYIADRPAHVFVIAAPDLDAEPFYEPAAAVRADDTDGPGRRLVQAEPRQLTSGDVSHAGVAFTADGWEVLTIAGEIEDREPDLRTPVLALRVDGSGVREVVGRAENLSVDEVAVGPDGTIALLAGDVGPGGVDFVAPATALWIVETTGPRRLTDPETLDLGEVGSHIGFVGSDFLVQHRARGRVELVRVTRDGGVSTVLGGDVEVTGHGAGGDRILAAVAGPDSFGELVLAGHGALTSFGEAARSAGIADPRELTVTGRDGYPIHGWVAAPAGDGPFPVILQIHGGPYAAYGVHLFDETQVLVDAGYAVVYCNPRGSAGYGRDHGRAIRQAMGTVDFADVIDFFEGAVASDERIDGARAGVMGGSYGGYLTAWVIAHDHRFAGAIVERGFLDPATFQGTSDIGTFFGDEYVGVAPDDISRQSPMAVVDRVATPTLVLHSELDFRCPLEQATRYYAALKRSGVDAEMLIFPGENHELTRGGQPRHRVQRFDAVVDWWSRHLPVGSAS, from the coding sequence GTGCGCGCTGAGGACATCGAGACGCTCATCTCGGTCGGCCGTCCGCAGGTCGCCCCCGACGGATCGTTCGCCGTGTTCGCGACCTCGCGCCCCGACATCGAGGCGAATCGCTCCGTCGGGCAGCTGTGGCGCGTCGGACTGCCGGACGGGCAGCCCCGCCGCCTCACCCGCGGCGTCGCCGACTCTTCGCCGCGGCTGTCTCCCGACGGCGACCGCATCGCGTTCCTCCGTGCCGACGGCAAGGGGCGGGCCCAGGTCTTCGTCGTCGCCGCGACCGGGGGCGAGCCCGTCCAGGCCACGGATGCCGCAGCGAGCGTCTCGGAGTTCGCGTGGTCGCCGGACGGCGGGATGCTGGCGTTCGTCGCCCGCGTGCCCGAGAACGGCCGCTACGGCACCGTGGAGGGTCTGGATGCGGCGGCCGAGGCGCCGCGGCGGGTCACCGGCATCCGCTGGCACGCGAATGGACTCGGCTACATCGCTGACCGTCCGGCCCACGTCTTCGTGATCGCGGCTCCCGACCTCGACGCGGAGCCCTTCTACGAGCCGGCAGCAGCGGTCCGCGCCGACGACACGGACGGCCCCGGCCGGCGCCTCGTCCAAGCCGAGCCGCGTCAGCTCACCTCCGGGGACGTGTCGCACGCCGGCGTGGCCTTCACCGCCGACGGCTGGGAGGTGCTCACGATCGCGGGCGAGATCGAGGACCGCGAGCCCGATCTGCGCACGCCCGTCCTCGCGCTGCGGGTCGACGGATCCGGGGTGCGCGAGGTCGTCGGCCGTGCCGAGAATCTGTCGGTCGACGAGGTCGCCGTCGGCCCCGACGGCACCATCGCCCTGCTCGCCGGCGACGTCGGTCCCGGAGGCGTCGATTTCGTTGCGCCTGCGACCGCGCTGTGGATCGTCGAGACGACGGGTCCGCGACGCCTGACCGACCCCGAGACGCTCGACCTCGGCGAGGTGGGGAGCCACATCGGCTTCGTCGGCTCGGACTTCCTGGTGCAGCACCGCGCGCGCGGACGCGTGGAGCTCGTCCGGGTGACGCGCGACGGTGGGGTGTCCACGGTCCTCGGCGGCGACGTCGAAGTCACCGGCCACGGAGCCGGGGGAGACCGCATCCTCGCCGCCGTCGCCGGACCCGACTCGTTCGGCGAGCTCGTGCTCGCCGGTCATGGCGCCCTCACCTCGTTCGGGGAGGCCGCACGATCGGCCGGCATCGCGGATCCGCGCGAGCTCACCGTGACGGGCCGCGACGGATACCCGATCCACGGCTGGGTCGCGGCACCCGCGGGCGATGGGCCGTTCCCGGTCATCCTGCAGATCCACGGCGGTCCGTACGCCGCCTACGGCGTGCACCTGTTCGACGAGACCCAGGTGCTCGTGGATGCCGGATACGCGGTCGTGTACTGCAACCCGCGCGGATCCGCCGGTTACGGGCGCGACCACGGCCGGGCCATCCGTCAAGCCATGGGCACCGTCGACTTCGCCGATGTCATCGACTTCTTCGAGGGCGCTGTCGCATCCGACGAGCGCATCGACGGCGCTCGCGCCGGGGTCATGGGGGGTTCGTACGGCGGATATCTCACCGCGTGGGTGATCGCTCACGACCACCGGTTCGCCGGTGCCATCGTCGAGCGCGGCTTCCTCGACCCGGCGACCTTCCAGGGCACGAGCGACATCGGCACGTTCTTCGGCGACGAGTACGTCGGGGTCGCGCCCGACGACATCTCCCGCCAGAGCCCGATGGCCGTCGTCGACCGCGTGGCCACTCCCACCCTCGTGCTGCATTCCGAGCTCGACTTCCGGTGCCCGCTCGAGCAGGCGACGCGGTACTACGCCGCGCTGAAGCGCAGCGGCGTCGACGCCGAGATGCTCATCTTCCCCGGCGAGAATCACGAGCTGACCCGCGGCGGCCAGCCTCGGCACCGCGTGCAGCGCTTCGATGCCGTGGTGGACTGGTGGTCGCGCCACCTGCCGGTCGGGAGCGCGTCATGA
- a CDS encoding sulfite oxidase-like oxidoreductase, with protein MAVVSRGFGARRRESDPHLPPGQYLTEDFPVLSAGPTPRIDRAAWRFEIREGSELLAQWTWDEFVALGVEDVHTDIHCVTRWSKLGTSWRGVSIDTLLAGVDSTASYAMAHSYGGYTTNVPLAEMRDGRAWVAFEFDGAPLDPEHGGPARLLVPHLYFWKSAKWVHGLTLMQQDAPGFWEQNGYNMHGDPWTEERYW; from the coding sequence ATGGCTGTCGTGTCACGAGGGTTCGGCGCCCGCCGCCGGGAGAGCGATCCGCATCTGCCGCCCGGGCAGTACCTCACCGAGGACTTCCCGGTGCTGTCCGCCGGCCCTACGCCGCGCATCGATCGCGCGGCGTGGCGATTCGAGATCCGCGAGGGGTCGGAGCTTCTCGCACAGTGGACGTGGGACGAGTTCGTCGCGCTCGGTGTCGAGGACGTCCACACGGACATCCACTGCGTGACGCGCTGGTCGAAGCTCGGCACCTCTTGGCGGGGCGTCTCCATCGACACGCTGCTCGCGGGGGTGGACAGCACGGCCTCGTACGCGATGGCCCATTCCTACGGCGGGTACACGACCAACGTCCCCCTCGCCGAGATGCGCGACGGCCGCGCGTGGGTCGCCTTCGAGTTCGACGGTGCACCGCTCGATCCCGAGCACGGCGGACCGGCCCGACTGCTCGTGCCGCACCTGTACTTCTGGAAGAGCGCCAAGTGGGTCCACGGGCTGACGCTGATGCAGCAGGACGCGCCGGGCTTCTGGGAGCAGAACGGATACAACATGCACGGCGACCCGTGGACGGAGGAGCGGTACTGGTGA
- a CDS encoding FAD-binding oxidoreductase: MIAGDWRAARVASASAATPSARVLRLEVPGWPGSVAGQHIDLRLTAEDGYQAVRSYSLASYGDATEVEVAVDEVPDGEVSPYLVRDVQPGDELEVKGPLGGYFVWHPDDPGPVQLIAGGSGVVPLVAIARAATDAGAAASLRLLYSVRRSEDAIYRDELTRGAADGGVQVTWAYTRAAPAGWEGSVGRVDGVLLRASVWPVEQNPLVYVCGPTGFVEHVADALVELGHSPGRIRTERFGGAS; the protein is encoded by the coding sequence GTGATCGCAGGGGACTGGCGCGCTGCCCGCGTGGCGAGTGCATCCGCGGCGACGCCTTCGGCGCGCGTGCTGCGTCTCGAGGTCCCCGGGTGGCCGGGAAGCGTGGCCGGCCAGCACATCGACCTCCGCCTGACGGCTGAGGACGGCTACCAGGCCGTGCGCTCCTATTCGCTCGCGTCGTACGGCGATGCCACCGAGGTCGAGGTCGCGGTCGACGAGGTCCCGGACGGCGAGGTGTCGCCCTATCTCGTCCGCGATGTCCAGCCGGGGGACGAGCTGGAGGTCAAAGGCCCGCTCGGCGGCTACTTCGTCTGGCATCCGGACGACCCCGGGCCGGTGCAGCTCATCGCGGGCGGCTCGGGAGTCGTGCCGTTGGTCGCCATCGCGCGCGCCGCGACGGACGCGGGGGCCGCCGCATCCTTGCGCCTGCTGTACTCCGTGCGCCGGAGCGAAGACGCGATATATCGCGATGAGTTGACGCGGGGCGCCGCGGACGGGGGAGTGCAGGTCACGTGGGCGTACACCCGCGCCGCGCCGGCCGGTTGGGAAGGCAGCGTCGGACGCGTGGATGGCGTGCTCCTGCGTGCATCCGTCTGGCCCGTCGAGCAGAACCCGCTGGTCTACGTCTGCGGTCCGACGGGGTTCGTCGAGCATGTCGCGGATGCGCTCGTCGAGCTGGGTCATTCTCCGGGTCGCATCCGCACCGAGCGATTCGGAGGGGCCTCATGA
- a CDS encoding DUF2510 domain-containing protein: MSAPAGWYPDASGTLRWWDGARWVDGIPVPQAPLAPPGRVAPGTSAGGSGSSFSCRSSPGSPR, from the coding sequence ATGAGCGCGCCGGCCGGCTGGTACCCGGACGCCTCGGGAACCCTGCGCTGGTGGGACGGCGCGCGATGGGTCGACGGGATTCCGGTGCCCCAGGCGCCGCTCGCGCCGCCCGGGCGTGTCGCGCCCGGGACCTCGGCGGGTGGATCTGGCTCATCGTTCTCGTGCCGATCCTCTCCGGGCTCGCCTCGCTGA
- a CDS encoding SPFH domain-containing protein — protein sequence MNAAAVIPTAIGWFLALAIVIFVIVVIFRSVRIIPQATAGIVERLGRYHKTLSPGLNLLIPFIDRLRPLLDMREQVVSFPPQPVITEDNLVVSIDTVVYFQVTDARAATYEIANYLGAVEQLTTTTLRNVVGGLNLEQALTSRDEINGQLRIVLDEATGKWGIRVSRVELKAIDPPHSIQDSMEKQMRAERDRRALILTAEGTKQSAILEAEGHRQAVILSAEGDKQAAVLRAEGEAKAIETVFNAIHVGNPDDKLLAYQYLQTLPKIADSASSKLWIIPSEFTEALKGLSGAFIGKGADNTPSAPLSPVGDVDPVTFAPSRSTAPSRAVTADFADAPQIPPAPAAAPDDSTP from the coding sequence ATGAACGCTGCAGCTGTCATCCCCACGGCGATCGGCTGGTTCCTCGCCCTGGCCATCGTCATCTTCGTCATCGTCGTGATCTTCCGGTCCGTCCGGATCATCCCCCAGGCGACGGCCGGCATCGTCGAGCGGCTCGGCCGGTACCACAAGACCCTCTCCCCCGGTCTGAATCTCCTCATTCCCTTCATCGACAGGCTCCGGCCTCTGCTCGACATGCGCGAGCAAGTCGTCTCCTTTCCGCCTCAGCCGGTGATCACCGAAGACAACCTCGTCGTTTCCATCGACACGGTCGTCTACTTCCAGGTGACCGATGCGCGGGCGGCGACGTACGAGATCGCCAACTATCTCGGTGCGGTCGAACAGCTCACGACGACCACGCTGCGCAACGTGGTCGGCGGGCTGAATCTCGAGCAGGCGCTGACCAGCCGCGACGAGATCAACGGACAGCTCCGGATCGTGCTCGACGAGGCCACCGGCAAGTGGGGCATCCGCGTCTCGCGGGTGGAGCTGAAGGCGATCGACCCTCCCCACAGCATCCAGGACTCGATGGAGAAGCAGATGCGTGCGGAGCGTGACCGGCGCGCCCTCATCCTCACCGCGGAGGGCACGAAGCAGTCCGCGATCCTGGAGGCGGAGGGGCATCGGCAGGCCGTGATCCTGAGCGCCGAAGGCGACAAGCAGGCCGCGGTGCTCCGCGCCGAGGGCGAGGCGAAGGCCATCGAGACCGTGTTCAACGCGATCCACGTCGGAAACCCCGACGACAAACTGCTCGCCTACCAGTACCTGCAGACACTGCCCAAGATCGCCGACAGTGCATCGAGCAAGCTGTGGATCATCCCCAGCGAGTTCACGGAGGCGCTGAAGGGGCTGTCCGGCGCCTTCATCGGCAAGGGAGCCGACAACACTCCCTCGGCTCCCCTCTCCCCGGTCGGCGACGTCGACCCGGTCACCTTCGCCCCGAGTCGGTCGACCGCACCGTCGCGCGCCGTGACCGCCGATTTCGCGGATGCCCCGCAGATCCCTCCTGCCCCTGCAGCCGCGCCCGACGACTCGACCCCGTGA
- a CDS encoding NfeD family protein: MEFITAVAQFAWIGWIVLIAVFLVIEMLTLDFTFLMLAIGSVAGLAVDLFGAPIWLQVLVAAVVAALLIFGLRPPLLRRLRRGEDPTPTNVAALIGMAGQVVSTVTALGGLAKLSNGETWTARATASASEIQVGAPVRVDRIDGAIAYVTAVPAVSAPPEVDA; the protein is encoded by the coding sequence ATGGAGTTCATCACTGCCGTGGCGCAGTTCGCATGGATCGGCTGGATCGTCCTGATCGCCGTGTTCCTGGTGATCGAGATGCTCACGCTCGACTTCACGTTCCTGATGCTCGCGATCGGCAGCGTCGCGGGACTCGCTGTGGATCTGTTCGGCGCGCCGATCTGGCTGCAGGTTCTCGTCGCCGCCGTCGTGGCCGCGCTGCTCATCTTCGGCCTCCGTCCGCCGTTGCTCAGGCGCCTGCGGCGCGGCGAGGACCCCACACCGACGAACGTGGCAGCGCTCATCGGCATGGCGGGCCAGGTCGTGTCGACGGTCACCGCGCTCGGCGGGCTGGCGAAGCTCTCCAATGGCGAGACCTGGACAGCACGCGCCACCGCATCCGCATCCGAGATCCAGGTGGGCGCACCGGTCCGCGTCGACCGCATCGACGGCGCCATCGCATACGTGACGGCGGTCCCCGCAGTATCCGCGCCCCCGGAGGTCGACGCATGA
- a CDS encoding DUF6510 family protein, which translates to MSEHDEQSVVDGNAVAGLLSEVFTGDATMFVGTCRRCDAVAVFAEAVVEMDDDAAIVRCRSCTHTLFTVLRDDNSVRLIIGALGEVRPN; encoded by the coding sequence ATGAGCGAGCACGACGAGCAGTCGGTCGTCGACGGGAACGCGGTCGCGGGCCTCCTCTCGGAGGTGTTCACGGGGGACGCGACGATGTTCGTCGGGACGTGCAGGCGATGCGATGCCGTCGCGGTCTTCGCCGAGGCCGTCGTCGAAATGGATGACGACGCCGCCATCGTGCGGTGCCGGAGCTGCACCCACACGCTGTTCACCGTGCTGCGCGACGACAACTCGGTGCGCCTCATCATCGGCGCGCTCGGCGAGGTGCGTCCGAACTGA
- a CDS encoding excinuclease ABC subunit UvrA — protein MATDIAADAHAWIRVEGAREHNLKNVSLSIPKRRLTVFTGVSGSGKSSLVFATIAAESQRLINETYSAFVQGFMPTLARPDVDVLEGITTAILVDQERMGANARSTVGTVTDANALLRILFSRLGEPFVGSPQAFSFNIPTVQGKGAITIGGVTTRRTFSQTGGMCPRCEGMGTVSDVDIHQLFDATKSLNEGAITIPGYTAGGWSVRLYAESGFVDASKPIGEYSEKELHDFLYRQPTKVKINGINLTYEGLVPRIQKSMLSKDVESLQPHIRAFVERAVAFATCPECGGTRLNEGARSSRIRGISIADAFAMQISDLAAWVGELDEPTVAPLLTSLRQLLDSFVDIGLGYLSLDRPSGTLSGGEAQRTKMIRHLGSSLTDITYVFDEPTVGLHPHDIQRMNELLQQLRDKGNTVLVVEHKPEAIEIADHVVDLGPGAGSAGGEICFEGTVEGLRASGTVTGRHLDDRAQLKSSVRAHKGAIEVRGASTHNLKDVDVDVPLGVLTVVTGVAGSGKSSLIHGSVAGRDGVVAIDQSAIRGSRRSNPATYTGMLEPIRKAFAKANGVKPALFSANSEGACPNCNGAGFITTDLGPMASVETVCEVCEGKRFDASVLEYTLGGKDISDVLAMSVTEAAEHFASGEAKTPAAHTILSRLSDVGLGYLQIGQPLTTLSGGERQRLKLATHLGEKGGVYILDEPTSGLHLADVDQLLGLLDRLVDSGKSVIVIEHHQAVMAHADWIIDIGPGAGHDGGRVVFEGTPADLIADRSTLTGQFLAEYVGA, from the coding sequence ATGGCCACGGACATCGCCGCAGACGCCCATGCGTGGATCAGGGTGGAGGGTGCACGCGAGCACAACCTCAAGAACGTCAGCCTCTCGATCCCCAAGCGCCGCCTGACCGTCTTCACGGGCGTCTCGGGCTCGGGGAAGAGCTCGCTGGTGTTCGCCACGATCGCCGCCGAGTCGCAGCGGCTCATCAACGAGACGTACAGCGCCTTCGTGCAGGGCTTCATGCCCACGCTCGCACGCCCCGATGTCGACGTGCTCGAGGGGATCACCACGGCGATCCTCGTGGATCAGGAGCGGATGGGCGCGAACGCGCGATCCACGGTCGGCACGGTGACGGATGCGAACGCCCTGCTCCGGATCCTCTTCAGCCGTCTCGGCGAGCCGTTCGTCGGGTCGCCGCAGGCGTTCTCCTTCAACATCCCGACGGTGCAGGGCAAGGGCGCGATCACCATCGGCGGCGTCACGACCCGGCGCACGTTCAGCCAGACCGGGGGCATGTGCCCGCGCTGCGAGGGCATGGGAACCGTGTCGGATGTCGACATCCACCAGCTCTTCGACGCGACGAAGTCGCTGAACGAAGGAGCGATCACCATCCCGGGTTACACGGCGGGCGGGTGGTCGGTGCGGCTGTACGCCGAGTCCGGCTTCGTCGACGCGAGCAAGCCGATCGGGGAGTACAGCGAGAAGGAGCTGCACGACTTCCTCTACAGGCAGCCCACGAAGGTCAAGATCAACGGCATCAACCTCACGTACGAGGGATTGGTGCCCCGCATCCAGAAATCGATGCTGTCGAAGGATGTCGAGTCCCTCCAGCCGCATATCAGAGCATTCGTGGAGCGCGCCGTGGCTTTCGCGACATGCCCGGAGTGCGGCGGAACGCGCCTGAACGAGGGCGCGCGTTCGTCGAGGATCCGCGGCATCAGCATCGCGGATGCGTTCGCCATGCAGATCAGCGACCTCGCAGCGTGGGTGGGGGAGCTGGACGAGCCCACGGTGGCGCCGTTGCTGACGTCGCTCCGTCAGCTCCTGGACTCGTTCGTCGACATCGGCCTCGGCTACCTGTCGCTGGACCGCCCGTCCGGGACCCTGTCGGGGGGAGAGGCGCAGCGGACCAAGATGATCCGCCACCTCGGCTCGTCGCTCACCGACATCACGTACGTGTTCGACGAGCCGACCGTCGGGCTGCACCCGCACGACATCCAGCGCATGAACGAGCTGCTGCAGCAGCTGCGCGACAAGGGGAACACCGTGCTGGTCGTCGAGCACAAGCCCGAGGCCATCGAGATCGCGGATCATGTCGTGGACCTCGGCCCCGGCGCGGGCTCCGCCGGCGGCGAGATCTGCTTCGAGGGCACCGTCGAAGGCCTGCGGGCGAGCGGCACCGTGACCGGACGCCACCTCGATGACCGTGCCCAGCTCAAATCCTCGGTGCGAGCCCACAAGGGCGCCATCGAGGTGCGCGGCGCCTCGACGCACAACCTCAAGGATGTCGACGTCGATGTGCCGCTGGGCGTGCTGACGGTCGTCACCGGGGTCGCAGGATCGGGCAAGAGCTCGCTCATCCACGGATCGGTCGCCGGCCGCGACGGCGTCGTGGCCATCGACCAGTCAGCGATCCGCGGTTCGCGGCGCAGCAACCCCGCGACGTACACCGGGATGCTCGAGCCCATCCGCAAGGCGTTCGCCAAGGCGAACGGCGTCAAGCCGGCTCTGTTCAGCGCGAACTCCGAGGGCGCGTGCCCGAACTGCAACGGCGCCGGGTTCATCACGACGGACCTCGGACCGATGGCATCCGTCGAGACCGTCTGCGAGGTGTGCGAGGGCAAAAGGTTCGACGCCTCCGTGCTGGAATACACACTCGGCGGCAAAGACATCAGCGATGTGCTTGCGATGTCGGTCACCGAGGCCGCCGAGCACTTCGCGAGCGGCGAGGCGAAGACGCCGGCAGCGCACACGATCCTGTCGCGTCTCTCGGATGTCGGTCTCGGCTATCTGCAGATCGGTCAACCGCTGACGACCCTGTCCGGCGGCGAGCGCCAGCGGCTCAAGCTCGCGACCCACCTGGGCGAGAAGGGCGGCGTGTACATCCTCGACGAGCCGACCTCCGGCCTGCACCTGGCGGATGTCGATCAGCTGCTCGGACTGCTGGATCGCCTGGTCGACTCCGGCAAGTCGGTCATCGTGATCGAGCACCACCAAGCCGTCATGGCCCACGCGGACTGGATCATCGACATCGGACCCGGCGCCGGGCACGACGGCGGGCGCGTCGTCTTCGAGGGCACGCCCGCCGACCTCATCGCGGACCGGTCCACACTCACGGGACAGTTCCTCGCTGAGTACGTCGGAGCCTGA